A genomic window from Sphingobacterium sp. BN32 includes:
- a CDS encoding glycoside hydrolase family 28 protein: MKKLLCLLVCFCSLQVFAKDYAVRDFGIEGDGNTLNTKSIQAAIDYVNAKGGGRLVFGPGNYVTGTIYIKSNVTLHLERGASILGSLNPFDYDKDPYINWKSLIYAIKQENIGITGQGTINGRGFENAMNTLNMVHRGLIEDELKYDRVREWNRPENIYFRECKNIKIIGITLKDPASWNQTYDQCVNILVDSITVDSKSYWNNDGIDIVDCKDVIIRNSHFDAADDAICFKSHDANAICENVLVENCTARSSASALKFGTVSRGGFRNFVVRNLTVYDTYRSAITFAAVDGGIVENILVDGVRSINTGNVIFLRIGNRWSKGKEPVMKDITIKNVYAEVPMEKPDKGYNYEGPIEDLPRNISPASIIGLPNYKIENVTLENIEIVYPGAGNPYYAKRGLSAAELDGIPEMEAAYPEFSQFKELPSWAFYIRHANNITFKNVKFKALAPDYRPAIVTDDLNKGKFENVTFDEVKAGNKEQIFLHKSNAVDIVK; this comes from the coding sequence ATGAAGAAACTATTATGCTTGCTCGTTTGTTTTTGCAGCCTTCAGGTATTTGCAAAGGACTATGCAGTTAGAGATTTCGGTATTGAAGGCGATGGAAACACGCTGAATACGAAGTCTATTCAAGCTGCTATCGATTATGTAAATGCAAAAGGCGGGGGCCGATTAGTATTCGGACCTGGAAATTATGTAACGGGAACAATTTACATCAAATCCAATGTTACACTACATCTGGAAAGAGGGGCTAGTATCTTAGGATCGCTGAATCCTTTTGATTACGATAAAGACCCTTACATCAATTGGAAGTCTTTAATCTATGCTATTAAGCAGGAAAACATCGGTATTACCGGACAGGGTACTATCAATGGTCGTGGGTTTGAGAATGCGATGAACACGTTGAATATGGTTCATCGTGGATTAATCGAAGATGAATTGAAGTACGACCGCGTGCGCGAATGGAATAGACCCGAGAATATCTATTTCCGCGAGTGCAAGAATATAAAAATTATCGGAATTACGTTAAAGGATCCTGCGAGCTGGAACCAGACATATGATCAGTGTGTGAATATATTGGTCGACAGCATCACGGTAGATAGTAAATCCTATTGGAACAATGACGGTATTGACATTGTAGATTGCAAGGATGTGATTATTCGCAACTCGCACTTTGATGCTGCTGATGATGCGATCTGTTTTAAATCGCATGATGCCAATGCCATCTGTGAAAATGTATTGGTAGAGAACTGTACGGCACGCTCCAGTGCATCAGCCTTAAAATTCGGAACAGTTTCACGTGGTGGCTTCCGCAACTTCGTCGTAAGAAATTTAACGGTATATGATACCTATCGCTCGGCGATCACTTTCGCCGCCGTAGACGGAGGTATTGTTGAGAATATTTTAGTGGATGGTGTCAGATCCATCAACACGGGGAATGTGATCTTCCTAAGGATAGGTAATCGTTGGAGCAAAGGGAAAGAGCCGGTGATGAAGGATATCACGATCAAAAATGTATACGCGGAAGTTCCAATGGAGAAACCTGATAAGGGATATAACTATGAGGGGCCGATTGAGGACTTGCCTAGAAACATCTCTCCAGCGAGCATTATCGGATTGCCGAACTACAAGATTGAAAACGTAACATTGGAGAACATCGAAATTGTATATCCAGGTGCTGGGAATCCATATTACGCGAAAAGAGGGCTTTCCGCAGCGGAATTGGATGGTATCCCGGAAATGGAAGCTGCCTATCCTGAGTTCTCACAATTCAAAGAGCTACCGTCATGGGCATTCTATATTCGTCATGCGAACAACATCACTTTTAAAAATGTGAAGTTTAAGGCCTTGGCACCCGATTATAGACCTGCTATCGTAACGGATGACCTCAATAAGGGCAAGTTTGAAAACGTAACATTCGATGAGGTGAAAGCCGGGAATAAGGAGCAGATCTTCTTGCATAAAAGCAATGCTGTTGACATCGTAAAATAA
- a CDS encoding glycosyl hydrolase, with protein MNRRSFIRNTSLLGAGLALANLEESFASSAFKAKEDWYTLFKNPSMHYRPFVRWWWNGDKVEKGELSRQLRLLKDAGIGGVEINPISFPKRADDMGIPSVKWLSNEWIDLVKHTADDAKSLDMTSDLIVGSGWPFGSEDLKEDERAQVVLVYAEKLTGPMQFETSQFNICQAVDPGVTDKNPLRKPEILSLHLAKDLMNSLDQAQDLSAKRKDATIQVDVPEGKHVLYAVVRYTSFAQVINGAPGASGSILNHMDKQAVQNYLNRMSNTMQNRIGALSNYLRALFSDSMELEGCNWTHDFAEEFQKRCGYDLMPYLPFIMFKVGRLGAVVDENYGAEKSEDFKEVLSRVRFDFEYVKACLLRERFTETYLAWCKGLKVKSRAQAYGRGFFPLETSLGYDIPEGESWTTNYLRHKLGEEMSDEDYRRGRGYTMINKYVSSAAHLTGKRVVSCEEMTNTYLVFNATLELLKLGSDQSLLSGITHSIWHGFNYSPKQAPFPGWIQYGSYYSEKNNWWPYFKYLNTYKARLSSQLQHADMYTDMAILPANYDLWAEKGVQTDPFPERLNVPYTSLLWEAIHKTGGAADYVTELILKDAKIQNGKITFGKKSYGVLFLPGVKSLGVETAKKLHEFVQQGGKLICIETTPSKSLGFKDMQARDQEVQTWMQKIKALGSNFVFVEKPVDNKFLEWYQSFHQEQKLPKYVKISEPNRFFMQNRYIRDDQSEFFFFQNAHRFNSHKTRIDFLSGVGKGKQAWIWDADTGERFQLKLDSANGFEHNFGPTESLLVVFDESKGGEWYQPVKLDGANKQNLNAGWELELKHAQENSSKKRQLAQLIDMKLDDELRDFSGTAIYRKKVNVQNIKNQTLNLGQVFGITDLFINGQPVGVKWFGRRIYDISKFLKPGSNDIEIRVTTTMGNYLKTLKDNENAQYWVNRPGREQEIQSMGIVGPVEIYN; from the coding sequence ATGAATAGAAGATCTTTTATACGCAACACCTCGCTGTTAGGTGCGGGATTGGCTTTAGCCAACCTCGAGGAATCCTTTGCTTCCTCCGCCTTTAAAGCAAAAGAGGATTGGTATACACTTTTTAAAAACCCAAGCATGCATTATCGTCCCTTCGTCCGTTGGTGGTGGAATGGCGATAAGGTAGAAAAAGGCGAATTATCGCGTCAATTGCGTCTGTTAAAAGATGCCGGCATTGGCGGTGTGGAAATAAACCCTATATCTTTCCCTAAAAGGGCCGACGATATGGGGATACCATCGGTAAAATGGCTAAGCAATGAATGGATTGATCTGGTAAAGCATACAGCGGACGATGCGAAGTCCTTGGACATGACGAGCGACTTGATCGTGGGTTCCGGCTGGCCTTTTGGCTCGGAAGATCTGAAGGAAGACGAGCGGGCGCAAGTAGTGCTAGTCTATGCGGAGAAGCTGACCGGACCCATGCAATTTGAGACCTCGCAGTTCAATATCTGTCAGGCTGTAGATCCGGGAGTAACTGATAAGAACCCGCTGCGCAAGCCGGAGATTCTATCGCTGCATTTAGCGAAAGATCTGATGAACAGTCTTGATCAAGCACAGGATTTATCGGCAAAGCGTAAGGACGCAACGATACAGGTGGATGTGCCGGAAGGTAAGCATGTGCTCTATGCTGTTGTGCGATACACTTCTTTCGCCCAGGTGATCAACGGTGCACCGGGCGCATCAGGCTCTATCCTGAATCATATGGACAAGCAGGCGGTACAGAATTACTTGAACCGCATGTCTAATACGATGCAGAACCGAATTGGGGCATTGTCGAACTATCTACGTGCCTTATTCTCGGATAGTATGGAACTGGAGGGCTGTAATTGGACGCATGATTTTGCTGAGGAATTCCAAAAGCGATGCGGTTATGACCTGATGCCCTATCTGCCTTTTATCATGTTTAAAGTAGGTAGGCTAGGGGCTGTGGTGGATGAAAACTATGGTGCCGAGAAGTCGGAAGACTTTAAGGAAGTATTGAGCCGCGTTAGATTTGACTTCGAATATGTGAAGGCTTGCTTGTTAAGAGAGCGTTTTACGGAAACTTATTTAGCATGGTGTAAAGGCTTAAAGGTCAAGTCTAGGGCGCAGGCTTATGGGCGCGGCTTTTTTCCATTGGAAACTTCCCTGGGCTATGATATTCCGGAAGGGGAGTCCTGGACAACAAACTACTTGCGACATAAGCTAGGGGAAGAAATGTCTGATGAAGATTATCGCCGCGGTAGAGGCTATACGATGATCAATAAATACGTATCATCTGCGGCTCATTTAACAGGTAAACGGGTCGTAAGTTGTGAAGAAATGACCAACACATATCTGGTTTTCAACGCGACTTTAGAGCTGCTTAAATTAGGTTCCGATCAAAGTTTACTATCCGGTATTACGCATTCCATTTGGCATGGTTTCAACTATTCGCCAAAACAGGCGCCATTCCCGGGTTGGATTCAATATGGATCTTATTATTCGGAGAAGAATAACTGGTGGCCTTATTTTAAATATTTGAACACATACAAGGCTCGTTTGTCCTCACAATTGCAGCATGCAGATATGTACACCGATATGGCGATACTTCCTGCAAACTATGATCTATGGGCAGAAAAGGGTGTGCAAACTGACCCTTTCCCAGAGCGACTCAACGTGCCTTATACTTCTCTGCTATGGGAAGCGATCCATAAAACTGGAGGTGCAGCGGACTACGTAACGGAGTTGATTCTGAAAGATGCTAAGATTCAGAATGGCAAGATCACGTTTGGAAAAAAATCCTACGGTGTATTGTTTCTTCCAGGTGTAAAGAGTTTAGGCGTTGAAACGGCTAAGAAGTTGCACGAGTTTGTGCAGCAGGGAGGCAAACTGATTTGCATAGAAACTACGCCTTCAAAAAGTTTGGGCTTTAAGGATATGCAAGCTAGAGATCAGGAAGTGCAGACCTGGATGCAGAAAATAAAAGCTTTGGGTTCAAACTTTGTCTTCGTTGAAAAGCCCGTCGATAATAAGTTCTTGGAATGGTATCAAAGCTTTCATCAAGAGCAAAAGCTGCCTAAATATGTGAAAATCAGCGAGCCGAATCGTTTTTTCATGCAGAACAGGTATATCCGTGATGATCAGTCGGAGTTCTTCTTCTTCCAGAATGCACACCGCTTCAACAGCCATAAAACACGTATCGATTTTCTTTCGGGTGTTGGCAAAGGCAAGCAGGCTTGGATCTGGGATGCCGATACGGGCGAGCGTTTTCAATTAAAATTGGACAGTGCTAATGGCTTCGAGCACAATTTCGGGCCAACGGAATCCCTTCTTGTGGTCTTCGATGAGTCGAAGGGCGGCGAATGGTATCAGCCTGTTAAATTAGATGGAGCTAACAAACAAAACCTGAATGCAGGCTGGGAGCTTGAGCTCAAGCATGCACAGGAGAATAGCAGTAAAAAACGACAACTAGCTCAGCTCATCGACATGAAGCTCGATGATGAATTGCGCGACTTCTCCGGAACGGCAATCTATCGTAAGAAAGTCAATGTACAGAACATCAAAAACCAGACGCTTAACCTAGGTCAGGTGTTCGGAATAACAGACCTCTTTATCAATGGACAGCCGGTTGGCGTGAAATGGTTCGGGCGCCGTATTTACGATATCAGTAAATTCCTTAAGCCTGGAAGCAATGATATTGAAATTCGTGTAACGACGACCATGGGTAACTACCTGAAGACTTTAAAAGACAATGAAAATGCGCAGTACTGGGTCAACAGACCTGGTCGCGAGCAGGAAATACAATCCATGGGGATTGTTGGACCTGTAGAAATTTATAACTAA